In the genome of Pseudanabaena mucicola str. Chao 1806, the window CATTTTAGTTTATATCGATGCTAAGTTACTTATGCTCCTAGGGGGTGATGTGAAATTAGAAGAACTAACGTAAGTTAGTACTTAAATGTTGAAACTCTATGCTAATAGCTTTATAAGACTTAAATTTCGATGCAAACTACTGTTTCCAAGAAACAAGAAATCAAAGAAGCCCGTAATCTCAAAAAAACTTGGAAAAATCCTTGGATCATTGTGGTTCTAGCTTTAGTGCTAATAGGTGGTGGATTTACAGCTTTTAGAGCTTTGACTGGCTCTAATCAGGGCGTAAATACAGCCAATAAAACTGAGCTAGTTGAATCTAAGTCCTTAGCTATAAAAATCAAAGCTAGCGGTTCAGTTGTACCTATAGAAACTGTTAACCTTAGTCCCAAACAAGCAGGTAAACTCGCTGAATTATTAGTTGAACAAGGTGCGAGGGTATCTAAGGGGCAAATCATTGCTAGGATGGATAACTCCAATCTTATTCCTCAACTCTATCAAGCGCAAGCTAACGCTGCTGCCCTCGAAGCGAATTTAGCAAAACTACGTAATGGTAGCCGACCAGAAGATATAGCGGCAGCCCAAGCAAGAGTGGAATCAGCAAGAGGGAGAGTAGAAGCAGCCCGATCGCGATTAGCTTTAAATAGTATGCGAACTTCCCGATATCGCAATTTACAAGCTGAAGGAGCCATTTCTCGTGATCGTCTTGATGAGGTAGTAACAGATGATCGCAGTACACAGGCAGATGTGCTCACCGCTGAAGCTAATCTAGCTGAAGCAAATCGTCAATTTGATGAGGTACGCAATGGTAGCCGAGGTGAAGATATTGCTCAAGCAGAAGCTCAGCTCGCTCAAGCGATCGCAGGGATTAGACTTATCGAGGTGCAAATAGAAGACACAATTATTCGTGCTCCCTTTGCTGGGATTATCACTCAAAAATATGCCAATGCTGGAGCCTTTGTTACACCTACAACTACAGCCTCCTCAACTAATTCGTCAACTTCTACTTCGATTGTGGCGATCGCCAATGGTTTAGAAATTATTGCCAAGGTTCCTGAAGTCGATATTTCACAAATCAGAATTGGTCAAGAAGTGGAAATTGTCGCCGATGCTTTTCCATCAGAAGTATTTAAGGGAAAGGTGCGCTTAATTGCCCCTGAAGCAATTATTGAACAGAATGTTACGTCCTTCCAAGTGCGAGTCACCTTAGAAACTGGTAAGGATAAGTTACAATCAGGCATGAATACTGATTTGCGCTTTATTGGTCAAAAAATTGATAAAGCACTAGTTGTGCCAACTGTGGCGATCGTTACGCAAGAAGGAATACCTGGTTTGCTAATTGCTGATGAAAAAGGTAAGCCTAAGTTCCAAGCTGTGACCATTGGTACAACGGTAGATAATCAAACCCAAATTTTAAGTGGCGCAAAAGTTGGTGATCGTGTGTTTGTGAAATTACCAGAAACAAAGTCCAAGCCATAACCAAACGTCAGTTCGGGTTAATCTGGCAAAGAGGGTTTGCGTAGCAAACTTTCTCTCAAAGCCAGATTCAAATTATCCCGAACTCACGTTAATTAGTCATTTAATAACTATCAGTTTTGCTGACGGTGGTGTTAATTAGTTGCTGATTAGCCTGATTGAGGCGATCAGCGATCGCTTCACGCACAACACAATCTATATGGGAATCAGCAAGAACTTCCTGCGCCATTTCTCGATATTCGGCACTAGTAGTTAAATCTACTTGATCGAGATTGTTAAGGTTTTCATAGACAGTCTCAGGAGAAACCGAAACGTTACTTGCTATGCTTGCCATTAATTTGTTCCTTAAGTTATTACTAGCAAGGAGCTTAAGCCCCTTGGTACGCAACTGATTTAGGGTAAATCTGTATCACCCATCAAATAGCGATCACACTCACGAGCCGCACCACGACCTTCATTAATTGCCCAGACAATCAGACTTTGACCACGACGACAATCTCCCGCAGCAAATACTTTGGGAATACTAGTTGTGAATTGACCGTGATTCGCTTTGACATTACTACGGGGATCGCGTTCCACACCAAGGGAATCAAGTAGGGGTTGCTCAGGACCAAGGAATCCCATCGCTAGTAGCACTAATTGAGCAGGGATCACCTTCTCAGTACCAGCGACATGCTTGGGAATAAATTGCCCTTTGTCATTGCGTTCCCATTGCACTTGAACGGTGTGAACAGCTTTAACCTGACCGTTTTCATCTCCTTCGATTTTAGTCGCAGTGGTAATATAAGCTCTCGGATCGTCACCAAACTTAGCACTTGCTTCCTCTTGACCATAGTCCATCTTGTAGACCTTCGGCCATTCTGGCCAAGGATTATCCTTAGCACGGGTTTCGGGAGGCTTGGGCATAATTTCTAATTGGACAACGCTAGTGCATCCATGACGGATAGAAGTACCTACGCAGTCAGTTCCTGTGTCACCACCACCAATGATGACGACATCCTTACCTTGTGCCGAAATGAAGTCATCACCAGCTTGACTATTGAGAACTGCTTTTGTATTCGCAGTGAGAAATTCCATTGCAAAATGGATACCCTTAAGTTCACGTCCTTCAATGCTGAGATCCCGAGGCTTGGTTGCACCTGTGCAAAGGACTACGGCATCAAATTCATTGAGGAGCGTCTCTGCGACGAGATCCTTACCGATTTCTGTATTACAGACAAATTTCACTCCTTCCTGTTCAAGAACATTCAAACGACGCATCACTACTTTTTGCTTGTCTAATTTCATGTTGGGAATGCCATACATAAGTAGTCCCCCAGGTCGATCGGCACGTTCATATACCGTTACCCAATGCCCTGCTTTATTTAACTGCGCCGCCGCACTTAATCCTGCGGGACCCGAGCCAATTACAGCAACTTTTTTGCCTGTACGTTTAGCAGGTGGCTCAGGAACGATCCAGCCTTCTTCCCAACCTTTGTCGATGATTGAATATTCAATATTCTTAATCGTTACAGGGGGATTAGTGATCCCCAAGACACAGGAGCCTTCGCAGGGAGCAGGACAAACGCGACCTGTAAATTCTGGGAAATTATTCGTTTTGTGAAGGCGATCAAGCGCCTCGCGCCATAACCCCCGATATACCAAGTCGTTCCATTCAGGAATGAGGTTATTGATTGGGCAACCACTTGCCATTCCACTAACGAGATTGCCTGTATGGCAAAATGGCGTACCACAGTCCATACATCGTGCGCCCTGATTGCGAAGCTTTTCATCAGGCATGTGCAGATGAAATTCATCCCAATTTTTGATGCGATCGCTTGGTGGTATTTCTGAAGGTGCTTCGCGAAGGTACTCAATAAATCCTGTCGGTTTTCCCATTGCTTTTCGTTTCTATGTTTTGACAAATCGGCTATCTTGCAAATAGCTTATAAAGTATTTTTAAACTGCTTACCTTGTTCTAATCACATTTTACAGTTTTCCTTAACATTAGTTAACTTAACTAATGAAAAACACTTTCTCCAGCTTTATTTTTCTACACTCCCAGAGCGATGATTGACAAAGAAATTTCCTATGAGTAGTTGAGAAGCCCTGATCACAATTCCTTAAACTTGCACTTGCTCAACCACTATTCAAGTCTCAAACCTTGTCCATGCTAAGATGCGGATGGTTCCACAGAGGTTAATATGTACGCAACATCATTACTAAGATGAAATCTTGGGATAGAGAACCTGATTCAACAATGGTTGTTGTGACAGGTATTGGTATGGTCACAGCGATCGCTCATAATCGCGAAAATACTTGGCTGCAAATTTTGCAAGGTCAATCAGGAATTAAATTTGATACAGCATTACAATTGCCAATTGCCCGTATTGAGAACTTAGATAATTCCTCTCAAGTTTCCAGCCCTCAATCTCGTGCTGAATATTTATTACAAACGACTGTTTTAGAAGCGATCGCTGATGCTCATTTGGAACTTCCTCTATCTGATTGTGGAATAGTCATTGGTTCTAGTCGTAGCAATCAAAGGGAATTAGAATTATTGCTTGACCAACCTCAGCATCTGGCAATTGAAAACTATTGGCTGTATTGTCAATCTGCAAATCTATCGTCACAAATCGCTAACTTATTGCAAACTCAGGCTCCTGTGCTTGCTCCTATGGCAGCCTGTGCCACAGCAAATTGGTCGATTACACAAGCCTGTGAATTAATTCGTTCTGGTCGATGCAATATGGCAATCGCAGGGGCAACTGATGCTGCGATTACCCCCTTAACGATCGCAGGATTTCAGAAAATTGGTGTTTTAGCCAACTCAGGCGTATACCCTTTCAGCCTCGAAAGGGAAGGTTTTGCCCTTGGCGAAGGAGCCGCCACATTGATTTTAGAGTCCTATCAATCGGCAAAGCAAAGAGGTTGTCAAATCTATGGCAGGATTTTAGGCTGGGGGATTACTAATGATGCTTACCATGCCACTAGCCCCAATCCTAATAACCAAATGGCAGCGATCGCAATCAAAGACTGTCTTGTACGATCACAAATTTCCCCTGAACATGTTGGTTATATTAACGTACATGGAACTGCGACTACGATGAATGATGCCCGTGAAGCTGCCCTAATTCAGCAATTTTTTCCTCATAGTCTAGTTAGTGCCACCAAAGGCGCAACTGGTCATACTCTGGGGGCAACAGGGATGATCGAGGCGGCTTTTTGTTTACTGGCTTTGCGAGATCGCCTCTTACCACCATCCATAGGAATGCAGAGTCCTGCTTTTGATATCCCGATGATTCATCAAACTGTACAATCACCTGATCTCCAATCAGCCCTGAATTTCAGTTTTGGCTTCGGTGGACAGAATGCGATCATTGCTTTCGGTAATATTGATTGATAGGTGGCACTCCATAACAATATCAATCAATATTTGGCTTTCGTGGCTTTATTACAGCTATATAATTACCAGAATTCATGTAGGATTCTATATTGCATCTATCTTTTGCCTGAGACACTTGTGCCAAAACCGTTGCAGCTAATGTGGGCTTTGTCTGGACTATTACTAACAATTGCTAGTACTTTCATTCAGCCATCTATGATTTTGCCATCCCTCGCAGGACAAGGCAGTAATATTGCGATCGAATCGATCAGCGTCACTATGCAGATTGGGGCGGTTCTGCTTACAGGTTGTCTTGGTGGTAAGAATGCAGCTCTCTTATCACAAATCGCCTACATTGCCCTAGGTCTAAGCGGATTTAGTGTTTTTTACCAAGGTGGAGGACTAAGTTATCTCAAGTCACCTGCTTTTGGATATCTATTAGGATTTTTACCAGGCGGATGGCTGTGTGGATTTCTTGCCTTCTTGCGCCCACCCAGTATAGAACGCATGGCAATTAGTTGTGTTGGCGGCTTATTAGCAATTCATTTAGTCGGCATCATTTATTTGATTGCCATCCAAATCCCTAATTTTAGTGCGATTCAATTCTCATTTTGGCAATATTCTGTCCAAGTTTTATCAGGGCAGTTTTTAGTAGTCTGTGCGACTATTGTTATTGCTACAATTTCTCGCAAGCTACTATTTTATTAACTTAAAATAATAGAGTTTACTTATGCTTTACCTCTCTTGCTTACTTAGTATTATAGCTGGAAGTGCTGCAAAGTAATTTTTTTAGTAATTGTGTTGCATGAATCCTTTATAGCTATCACTTTTAAAAATCAAAAAGATGAAGACTTATTAAATAATTTAGTCTTTATTTAGACTAGACTACAACTAGCTAGTCAGTTGCTTGACTTTGAACACTAAATTGATTCATGTATGTATCAAAGTTAGGGAAGATTCCGAACATTTGATCAAATCTCGAAATCTCGAATACAAGGCTTACAGAAGGTTGTAGAGAACAAAGCAATAAATTGCTCTTTTGAGACTGCATTAATCGAAGAGCTACTAATAGCTTTTGTAAACCTTGGCTGTCAATAAATACTACATTTTCCATATCTACAAGTAGAGTAGGAACTTCTTTGTTACTCATCATCAAATTTGCAGCAATCCAAGACTCAACATTAGCTAATAGTTCAGAACCTATAAAATTATCGAATTTGTCGCTAGACAATTTGATAGTAAAAGCATTCTCGCAGCTTAAACTACGACGGAAAGATAGTTGGTTGGTCTGAGTAATTGTATCCATTTTTTGCCTTTCAATTCCTGCTAGTGAATAATAGTCTGCATTGGCTTAAATTTCCTAGAACAACATTTAAAGTTTGACGAACAAGACAAACAGTTTATTTCTTTCTCGGACTCAATTATTTACTCATTTTCAAATTTAGCAACACATGAAAGATTCGTAAAGGCTAGTCAAAAGAGATTAAAAATTATATAAAGGTAGTTTTTATTTTTCTGTTAAATCCATAAAAACAGTGTAGTTATATATACTAAAGGTAAGCTAAGAGTAAAATCTAGATAATGTAGGACTACATATATTAATTGTAACGTATTGTAGAGAATTGTAACGTAAGATAGAGCGCAAAATTCTAGTATCATGGTATACCACCGCTATTGAATTAAATTGCAGTCCCTTAGAGAAAAAAAGGTTAGTCTGAGACAGCCTAGATAATTTCGCCGAATAAGTCATAGTGATCAGCAGCAGTAATTTTCACAGGGAACATTGAGCCAAGTGTTGCCTTTCCCACAGGATCACTGATATAAACTACGCCATCAACATCAGGAGCAAACCTTGCCGATCGCCCGATCAGTTCACCCGTATCAGGGTTTTCTTGCTCAATGAGAACATCGACGGTTTTGCCAATTTCTAACTGATTTTTCTTAAAGGAAATTTCCTGTTGGGCTTGCATAATGAGATCGCGACGTTCATGTTTGACTTCTTCAGACAATTGATCGGGTAGATCAAACGCTGGAGTGCCTTCCTCGGCAGAGAATGTGAATACCCCCACATGGTCAAACTCGTGACGCTTCACAAACTCTAATAAATGCTCAAACTGTTCTTCGGTTTCCCCTGGAAAACCCACAATAAAGGTAGTACGAGTAACAGCATTCGGGAATGAGGCTTTGATCTGTTCCATAATTTTGTCATTGACGCGCCCTTGCCAAGGACGATTCATGGCTCGTAAAACCTCTGGGTGAGAATGTTGTAGAGGTAAATCAAGATAGGGAACAACATTAGGCGTAGATTTCATGGCGTTGATCACTTTGGGTGTTAAACCTGTGGGGTAAGCATAGTGCATTCTCACCCAAGGAACATCTACCTGTCCGAGAGCTGTTAATAGTTCTGCAAGGCGCGGCTGACCGTAAATATCTTGACCGTAATTGGTTGTAATTTGCGAGATTAAAATTATTTCCTTTACGCCTTCGGAAGCAAGGCGATCGCATTCAGCAACAATCGACTCAATCGAGCGCGATCGCTGATCGCCACGTAGATGGGGAATGATGCAAAAGGCGCAACGATAATCACATCCTTCAGCAACGCGCACATAGGCTACGGCTTCATTGGTTGTGCGATAGCGTGGTACGGTGTCATCAGCAATATAGGTGGGAACTTGCGTAACTTCTTTAACTCGTTCCCCTGTTTCCGCCCGTTCGATCACATCAACAATTTTGTGATAGTCCCCCGTTCCTACAAGCGCTACGGCTTCAGGAATTTCATCGAGTAATTCTTGCTGAAAATGTTGTGCCATACAACCAGCAATAACAATGCGTTTACCCATTTCGGCAAGTTCTACTAAAGTTCGCACCGATTCCCTACGGGCATCTTCGATAAAACTACAGGTATTGACAATCACATAGTCGGCTAATTCTTCGTTGCTATCTACCTGATAGCCAGCCTGCACTAGCAAGCCTAACATGTGTTCGGTATCGACACGGTTCTTTTCACAACCCAAATGGGAGAAAGCGATCGTGGGCTTGATCGAGGGTTTGACGGTGGGAACCAGATTGACCATAGTTGTAATGACGATTTGTAATGATGCGATTTGCAATAATGCACGATATTTCAGACAACCTAGATTATCAAAACTTTAGGCTATGCGATCGCTAAATTGTTTGTCATTAGAGACGGACAGCACTTGCACTTTATGCTGTCCATCTCTTTGGACTTAATTCGACTCTTCAGTATTGGACTGAGGTTTACTCTTTACTCTCTCGTCACAGGTTTTAGATGTGGCTTGCACTAGTTTTGCTGTAGGACCAAATGTAGCACCCTGATAAAGTCGCTCAAATTCCCTTTGGTAATGGGATGCTACTGTCTCATTTTGGATCGCCACTAAAGTCTCGTCATTAGTGTGGTTAGCGGCGTGAGTCCAATTATGGGAGCCAGTCAAAATTAAACTGCGATCAAGAATGCCAAACTTGTGATGTAGCAAATCTCCAGATGCAAGATTAGGAATACCAACTGTTTTCAGAGGTTGTTTCCATACACTGCTTTTGCCTGTTTTACAGTCTTGAGTGGATTGTAAACCCCACATATCGAGGGTCGAAGAATAATCTCGATAGGCAAATTGGGAATCAACGAGGGTACGAATTTGCACATTATCCCGTTGGCGCTCCCCGAGAATCGTGGAAATAAATTGATCAGAATAAACAAATAAAGCCATATCAACTGACTGCTTCGTACCTGCGATCGCTGTAGAAATCAAACCGCTACTGGTCTGTTCACGGGGCGTATCCTCAGGATCGGGTGAAAACTTAATCCGGATTTGTGCGCCTCCCACAATCAAATAATCAATTTTCCGTGAAGGCTTTTTGATTCCAAATAAGCTATCAGGTTTGCCACCTGGTCCATCGCCCCACATGATGTTAAATTCTTTTTTAAAATGATTAGCTAATTCCTTACTATCGATCCTCAAAAGATTATTAGCATTACCCCTTGTCTCTGGTTTGCTAAAGTCACCATGAATATCACTCATCGTGAAATTTGCAGAACCAAGCACAACTACTTGATTATCAATCACCATGAATTTGTGGTGCATCAAGCCACTACCCTTGGAACCATCGGCAGTATCATCAATCCAAGGAATATTCGATCCTTTAATCAGCCTTAATCCGTCACGACGATCAAGCTCTTCTTCACTTAAGCGACCATCTCTATTAATGTCTGCAAATTTTTGAAACTCTTTATATCGATCGCGATTGCGTGCATTTAATTTTGATATCTGCTCTGGCGTAAATTCACTCCATGCCCGACTATAGTTATTTTCTAGAATCAGCCTAACCTGTACCCCCCGCAATTTGGCATCAACAATAGCTTTAGCAATGTTCGGTAAACGCAACTCTTGGACAGCGATATCCAAGCTTTGTTTTGCATTACTAATGTTGTCAGTGATTACTCGTTCTAGATTGTCCCCAAGACGTTCAATATTTCGGTAGGGATCAGTGTATCGAGATGCTTGATTTTGATTAAAAAATACTTGGATACTTGGATGCTGGGGTAATGTAGGTACAATCCCAGACTGCGATTGACAAGCATTTGCCGTAATCGTAATCAGTGCAATTACACCACAAAATAGAATCCCATATGCTATCTGGTGGTATAGCGATCGCAGTTGATAATTTAGACGTGAATAGGCTGAAAAACCCATACATGCAAGACTTCAAATTTTGCAACTCTAGTCTACAGCCTTACCAATTACATCTAAGTCAAAGTTCACTAAATTATATTTAGACAACTTGACGCACTCTGCCTTGATCGATCGCTTGCATGAGATATTCTAGTGCTTCGTAGTCAGGATCAGTAATATAACCCTGTACAGAAAGTTCTTGATTAATCAAGGTTTCCATTTCAGGAGTAAACCGTTTGGCAAGGAGAGCACGGTTAACAAGATTTCTAATGATGCTTTTGTTACTCATGACTTTAAAGATGTTTCTAGACGTATATCTCTTCAATGATTATTCTGATGCAAAATCCAATGACTAGATGTGACTACTATCTTCTTGCTTATGTGATCACTATCAAAGAATGAAGAGTCTCATATCTCTGAGATAATGTGATCTTGATCACAAAAATGAGAGAGCAATCACTTTAAATTGACTGCCCTCTCATTTGAAATCTAAAGTTAAAATTTTGTTCCCTACTTCACATCGGTATTCTTAAGGAGTTTTTTAAACAAATTCTTTAAACAAACTCTCTGGGCATAAACTTTTTGCTCCAGCGCATATCTATGTCCGATGTTGTTGCTGGGGATATTTGTTGTATACGGTATAGTAATTTCTTGCAACTAGCTACTTGTCTTGGCGGAATTTGAGTAGCCGAGGAGGAATTTCTCAGGGCTTGTACATATGGATAGAGTGAAAATATAAAATCCATGGGAAAGTCTATATTTAGCTATATAACAGCTAATGATCAAAGAGTAAATTTGTAATATCTGCTACATTATCCCACTTTTAGGGGCTTCATAACATAGCTTCTTGGACTTTAAACCCAAAGAATTTTTGAAAATGTGGCAAAGTCATGCATTCAAAAATTTCTCTTGAGTGTGGTCTTTGGGCAAGCTAATTGCTTGCTCAAAGCGCAATAGTTCCAATGATC includes:
- a CDS encoding efflux RND transporter periplasmic adaptor subunit — translated: MQTTVSKKQEIKEARNLKKTWKNPWIIVVLALVLIGGGFTAFRALTGSNQGVNTANKTELVESKSLAIKIKASGSVVPIETVNLSPKQAGKLAELLVEQGARVSKGQIIARMDNSNLIPQLYQAQANAAALEANLAKLRNGSRPEDIAAAQARVESARGRVEAARSRLALNSMRTSRYRNLQAEGAISRDRLDEVVTDDRSTQADVLTAEANLAEANRQFDEVRNGSRGEDIAQAEAQLAQAIAGIRLIEVQIEDTIIRAPFAGIITQKYANAGAFVTPTTTASSTNSSTSTSIVAIANGLEIIAKVPEVDISQIRIGQEVEIVADAFPSEVFKGKVRLIAPEAIIEQNVTSFQVRVTLETGKDKLQSGMNTDLRFIGQKIDKALVVPTVAIVTQEGIPGLLIADEKGKPKFQAVTIGTTVDNQTQILSGAKVGDRVFVKLPETKSKP
- the rimO gene encoding 30S ribosomal protein S12 methylthiotransferase RimO, whose amino-acid sequence is MVNLVPTVKPSIKPTIAFSHLGCEKNRVDTEHMLGLLVQAGYQVDSNEELADYVIVNTCSFIEDARRESVRTLVELAEMGKRIVIAGCMAQHFQQELLDEIPEAVALVGTGDYHKIVDVIERAETGERVKEVTQVPTYIADDTVPRYRTTNEAVAYVRVAEGCDYRCAFCIIPHLRGDQRSRSIESIVAECDRLASEGVKEIILISQITTNYGQDIYGQPRLAELLTALGQVDVPWVRMHYAYPTGLTPKVINAMKSTPNVVPYLDLPLQHSHPEVLRAMNRPWQGRVNDKIMEQIKASFPNAVTRTTFIVGFPGETEEQFEHLLEFVKRHEFDHVGVFTFSAEEGTPAFDLPDQLSEEVKHERRDLIMQAQQEISFKKNQLEIGKTVDVLIEQENPDTGELIGRSARFAPDVDGVVYISDPVGKATLGSMFPVKITAADHYDLFGEII
- a CDS encoding STAS domain-containing protein, with translation MDTITQTNQLSFRRSLSCENAFTIKLSSDKFDNFIGSELLANVESWIAANLMMSNKEVPTLLVDMENVVFIDSQGLQKLLVALRLMQSQKSNLLLCSLQPSVSLVFEISRFDQMFGIFPNFDTYMNQFSVQSQATD
- a CDS encoding biotin transporter BioY, translating into MPKPLQLMWALSGLLLTIASTFIQPSMILPSLAGQGSNIAIESISVTMQIGAVLLTGCLGGKNAALLSQIAYIALGLSGFSVFYQGGGLSYLKSPAFGYLLGFLPGGWLCGFLAFLRPPSIERMAISCVGGLLAIHLVGIIYLIAIQIPNFSAIQFSFWQYSVQVLSGQFLVVCATIVIATISRKLLFY
- a CDS encoding glutamate synthase subunit beta, whose protein sequence is MGKPTGFIEYLREAPSEIPPSDRIKNWDEFHLHMPDEKLRNQGARCMDCGTPFCHTGNLVSGMASGCPINNLIPEWNDLVYRGLWREALDRLHKTNNFPEFTGRVCPAPCEGSCVLGITNPPVTIKNIEYSIIDKGWEEGWIVPEPPAKRTGKKVAVIGSGPAGLSAAAQLNKAGHWVTVYERADRPGGLLMYGIPNMKLDKQKVVMRRLNVLEQEGVKFVCNTEIGKDLVAETLLNEFDAVVLCTGATKPRDLSIEGRELKGIHFAMEFLTANTKAVLNSQAGDDFISAQGKDVVIIGGGDTGTDCVGTSIRHGCTSVVQLEIMPKPPETRAKDNPWPEWPKVYKMDYGQEEASAKFGDDPRAYITTATKIEGDENGQVKAVHTVQVQWERNDKGQFIPKHVAGTEKVIPAQLVLLAMGFLGPEQPLLDSLGVERDPRSNVKANHGQFTTSIPKVFAAGDCRRGQSLIVWAINEGRGAARECDRYLMGDTDLP
- a CDS encoding beta-ketoacyl synthase N-terminal-like domain-containing protein, yielding MKSWDREPDSTMVVVTGIGMVTAIAHNRENTWLQILQGQSGIKFDTALQLPIARIENLDNSSQVSSPQSRAEYLLQTTVLEAIADAHLELPLSDCGIVIGSSRSNQRELELLLDQPQHLAIENYWLYCQSANLSSQIANLLQTQAPVLAPMAACATANWSITQACELIRSGRCNMAIAGATDAAITPLTIAGFQKIGVLANSGVYPFSLEREGFALGEGAATLILESYQSAKQRGCQIYGRILGWGITNDAYHATSPNPNNQMAAIAIKDCLVRSQISPEHVGYINVHGTATTMNDAREAALIQQFFPHSLVSATKGATGHTLGATGMIEAAFCLLALRDRLLPPSIGMQSPAFDIPMIHQTVQSPDLQSALNFSFGFGGQNAIIAFGNID
- a CDS encoding phospholipase D-like domain-containing protein encodes the protein MGFSAYSRLNYQLRSLYHQIAYGILFCGVIALITITANACQSQSGIVPTLPQHPSIQVFFNQNQASRYTDPYRNIERLGDNLERVITDNISNAKQSLDIAVQELRLPNIAKAIVDAKLRGVQVRLILENNYSRAWSEFTPEQISKLNARNRDRYKEFQKFADINRDGRLSEEELDRRDGLRLIKGSNIPWIDDTADGSKGSGLMHHKFMVIDNQVVVLGSANFTMSDIHGDFSKPETRGNANNLLRIDSKELANHFKKEFNIMWGDGPGGKPDSLFGIKKPSRKIDYLIVGGAQIRIKFSPDPEDTPREQTSSGLISTAIAGTKQSVDMALFVYSDQFISTILGERQRDNVQIRTLVDSQFAYRDYSSTLDMWGLQSTQDCKTGKSSVWKQPLKTVGIPNLASGDLLHHKFGILDRSLILTGSHNWTHAANHTNDETLVAIQNETVASHYQREFERLYQGATFGPTAKLVQATSKTCDERVKSKPQSNTEESN